In Prochlorococcus marinus XMU1406, the genomic stretch TGAATAATTTAACCTCACCTTGAGTTGGCTTGATAGTGCCATTAAGTACTGATATAAGTGTAGTTTTCCCTGAACCACTTTTACCTAAAAGTGCAATTTTTTCCCCAGAATTTATTTTTAAATTTATTTTATTTAGAATCAGATTATTTTTGTTTTTATAAGATATATTTTTTAATTCTAAGAGAGTATTATTATTCATCTAATTTTATTTAATTTCCTCCCGATATCCTCTATATTTTTATATTGTTTTGCTTCTGCATTTATAAATCTTTTTGCATTAAACATATCTAATATCTTTTTATGTGATTTTTGCTTTATATCTAAATTTAGAATTACTGATTTAAGTTCGTTTGTAAACCCTTCCCCGAATCTATTTTCAAGATCCCCTTGAGCTACCCAATGATAGTCAACATATTCTGGGGTGATCCAGAATAATTCTAAATTACTTGTTCTTTTGGGATTATTTTTACGATTGTTTTCCCAAACTTGTTTATTTAAAGCTCCAGCATCAAATGCCCCACTATTAACTAAAGCTATAGTGGTATCATGACTCCCACTAAAACCTGCTTTTTTCCCTTTAAAGTGTTTAATTTCTACTCCCGCTTGATTTAAAAAATATTCTGGCATTAATCTTCCAGAAGTTGAGTTTTCAGAGCCAAAAGTAAATCTTAAATTCTTTAGATTTTTAAGTCCTTTAATGTTTGAAATTGAGTTAAGTTCTAAATTTTTGTTTACTATAAAAACACTTTTAAATTCCTTATCAATATCTCTTTGAGCTATGACAATTGAATTAGGAGTTTGTAATCTTGCTTGCACTCCTGATAACGCGCCAAACCAAACTAAATCTAGATCTTTAGTTCTAAATCCAGTTACTGCTGCAACATAATTAATAACAGGAATGTATTTAACTTCTACATCAAGTTGTTTGGATAATTCTTTTGAAAATAAATTAAATCTTTTATCCAAAACATCTTGGTTTTGATCAGGTATTGCTCCAACTTTTAAAACTTTGGGATTTGAAAATACAGGTGATGAAAAAATAGAAAATAATAAAGATGAACTTAGTAGGATTTTTTTTAAATTGAACATAATTGTTTTTAATCAATAATTTTTTAATCAATAATATTTTGAAATTGCTTTCACAAGCCTTCCTATGCCATCTTTTATTTTAACCTCTGAAGCGGCACAAGAGATTCTTATACATTCGTCAGCCCCAAAAGCTTTTCCAGGAACAACAACTAATCCATAATCTTGAAGAGCTTTGTTGCAGAAATCAACAGAAGTAATTGAGGAGTTAGGTAATTTTGGAAATGCGTAAAATGCTCCATTAGGCTCTTCAATATAAATACCATTTATATTCTTAAGGCCCTCATAGAGAAGACTTCTTCTTTGATCATAATGGCTATTTATCATTGAGAAAAATTCATTATTAATTTTTAAAGCCTCTAAAGCACCTTTTTGAACAAAAGAGCAAACATTGCTTGTGCTTTGACTTTGTAATGCTGAGGATGCTTTGATTACATCTTTGGGACCTACTAAATAACCTATCCTCCAGCCAGTCATAGCCCATCCTTTCGCAAATCCATTTATTATAAAAATCCTATCTTTTAAGTCATTTGCTAATGAAGATATACTGTAGTGTTTAAATTCTTTTTTAAGGATTAGCTCGTAAATCTCATCAGAAAGAATATTGATCTTTGGATTTTCTCTGGCTAAATCGGCAATTTGCAACAATTCTTCCTTTGACATAACTCTTCCAGTAGGGTTATTAGGAGAATTGATAATTATAAATTTAGTTTTAGAGGAGATTTTAGACTTTAAGTCTTTTATATTTATTTTAAATCCATCTTCAGCTGAAGAATTTGTAAAGATTGGCTTTCCACCAGCCAACCTAACCATTTGGGGATAACTTAACCAGTATGGAGAAGGAATAATAACTTCATCACCAGTATTTAACAAAACTTGGAAAAGATTATATATTGCTTGCTTAGCACCATTTGTGACCATTACATTTTCAAATTCATAATTTAAATTGTTTTGAATTTGAAGTTTATTTGCAATTGCTTTTCTGAGGTCTAAATTGCCTGCTGCGGGCCCGTACTTTGTAAATCCATCAAATATAGCTTTACTTGTAGCTTCTATAACTTCTTTTGGGGCATTAAAGTCAGGTTCTCCTGCACTTAAATTGCAAATATCTACTCCTTCTGCAGATAATTGATTTGCTTTAGCACTTATCTGCAATGTAAGAGAAGGCTCAATTGAAAGTGCCCTTTCCGATAAATTAACTTGACTCATTGAGTTATAACTTTTCAAATATGACTTTTAATAATGACAAATGCATAAATTAACAATAAGTAAAAGTATCACATAATGGTTTAATTTCGTTCATTTTCTTAATCTATTTTATTTTCCTATTTTGAGTTCTTAAGATAAAAATATATAAAGTTTTATTTTCGGTGAAAAGGTTAGTTATTGGGCGAGGAAGTGTATTTGCAGATTTGTTAATAATTGGTGAGGCACCTGGAGTACAGGAAGACTTAGAAGGAAAACCATATGTAGGTAAATCCGGTAAGTTATTAAACGAATTATTGATTAAAGCTGGGATTGACTATAAGGAGGATGTTTATTTTTGCAATGTAATTAAATGTCGTCCACCAAATAATAGAAAACCCACTGCTAGAGAAATTAATATTCATAAACCTTGGTTATTACAGCAAATAAAGCTAGTTGATCCAAAATTTATATTACTTACTGGTTCAACTGCTATGAGAGCTATTTTAGAAATTAAAGATCCTATAAGTAATTTAAGAGGTCAATGGATTAAAAAAGATGGGAGAGAAATTATGGTAATTTTTCATCCATCTTATTTGTTGAGATTTCCTTCAAAAGAAATCAATAAACCTTACCATTTAACTCTGAAAGACTTAGAGAATGTAAGTAGTAAACTATATGCCTTATAATTTAATGAACCCTTTTTGAATATCAAGAATTTTAATGTCATTAACTCAATCAAAAGAGGTTAATAGTCTCTCCAAAAGATATTCAACTCATATTGAGAGAAGGATAACTAGAACAGTAATGGTTGGTGATGTAGCTATTGGAAGTGATTATCCAGTAAGAGTTCAATCGATGATAAATGAAGATACTATGGATGTCGAAAATGCTTACTTAGCTATCAAAAGACTTCATGATGTAGGTTGTGAAATAGTAAGATTAACTGTCCCTTCCTTAGCGCACGCAAAAGCAGTAGGAGATATTAAAGCAAAATTATTAGAAAATAGTATCAATACCCCTTTGGTAGCTGATGTTCACCATAATGGTATGAAAATTGCAATGGAGGTTGCAAAACATGTTGATAAAGTAAGAATTAATCCTGGATTGTTTGTGTTTGAAAAATCAGACCCTACAAGAACTGAATATACAGATGAGGAATTTGAAACTATTAAACAAACAATACTTAAAAGATTTACCCCTTTAGTTGAAGTTTTAAAGGCTGAAAACAAAGCTCTAAGAATTGGAGTTAATCATGGATCTCTATCTGAGAGGATGCTTTTTACTTATGGAGATACTCCATTAGGAATGACGGAATCTGCGATGGAGTTCGTCAAAATTTGTGATGAGCTTGATTTTCATAACATAATTATTTCTATGAAAGCTTCAAGGGCTCCAGTTATGATGGCAGCTTACAGAATGATTGCAGATAGGCTTGACTCTGAAGGATATAACTATCCCTTACATTTAGGAGTGACTGAAGCTGGAGATGGTGATTATGGAAGGATTAAAAGTACTGCTGGGATTGGAACGCTTTTAGCAGAGGGATTAGGGGATACCATCAGGGTTTCTTTAACAGAAGCTCCAGAAAAAGAAATACCAGTTTGCTATTCAATTTTGCAATCTTTAGGACTAAGAAAAACAATGGTTGAATATATCAGTTGCCCTAGTTGTGGTAGAACACTTTTCAATTTAGAAGAAGTTGTAGATAAAGTTAGGAACGCCACTTCACATTTAACTGGTTTAGATATAGCAATAATGGGATGTATAGTAAATGGACCAGGAGAAATGGCAGACGCTGATTATGGTTATGTTGGTAAAGGCAAAGGAACTATTGCTTTATATAGAAGGAAAGAAGAGATAAAAAGAGTACCTGAAGATGAGGGGGTTAATGCTTTAATCCAACTTATTAAGGATGATGGCAAGTGGATTGATCCTTAAGGATTTGTCAAATTTTTGAAATTATAAATAAATTCTTTTTATAATAAAAAAATATAGAATTCTTTGAAGATAAGAAAATTGCTTAAAAAAAAATTTATAATTCTGTTTGCGACATCCTTTTCTGGGCTATTTTTAAATAATTTTGCAGAAGCTACAGTTTTAAATAATAGTTATAAAGAGGTAATTGATCATGTTTGGCAAATTGTATATAGAGATTTTCTTGATTCAAGCGGTAAATTTCAAAAGTCCAATTGGATTAACCTAAGAAAAGAAGTTTTATCAAAAACATATTCAGATAGCAATGAAGCATATGATGCGATTAGAGATATGCTTTCTAATTTAGATGATTCTTATACAAGATTTTTAGAACCTAAGGAATTTAATCAAATGAGAATAGATACCTCTGGTGAATTAACTGGAGTTGGTATCCAAATAGTTAAAGATAAAGAATCTGATGATTTAATAATCATTTCTCCTATAGAGGGCACCCCTGCATTTGATGCTGGAATTAAAGCTAGAGATAAAATATTGTCTATAGATGATATTTCTACTGAAGGTATGAATATTGAGGAGGCTGTGAAATTAATAAGAGGACAAAGAGGTACTAAAGTAAAGCTTGAAATTCTTAGAGGTTCTAAATCCTTTTTTAAAATTTTATCAAGAGAAAAAATTGAAATAAAATCTGTATCAAGTAAAGTCAATCAAACCAAAAACGGCTTATTAATTGGCTATGTAAGGATTAAACAATTTAATGCAAATGCATCAAAAGAGACTAGAGATGCTATTAAGGATTTAGAAACAAAAAAAGTCGCAGGATATGTTCTTGATTTGAGAAGTAATCCAGGAGGTTTATTAGAATCAAGCATTGATATCTCAAGGCATTTCATCAACAAAGGAGTAATAGTAAGTACAGTAAGTAAAGATGGTTTAAAAGAAACAAAAAAAGGAAACGGTCAAGCTCTTACACAAAAACCCTTAGTTGTCTTAGTTAATGAGGGTTCTGCTAGTGCTAGTGAAATAGTCTCAGGTGCAATAAAAGATAACAAAAGAGGAAAATTAGTTGGGAAGAAAACGTTTGGTAAAGGTTTAGTTCAATCTATGAGAACATTAGTTGATGGTTCAGGTCTAACTGTTACAGTCGCTAAGTATTTAACTCCGAACGGCACTGATATAAACAAATCTGGAATTATTCCAGACATAGAAGTAAAAATGAATATAAATCCTATTCTTCAAAGAGAAATTGGAACTAGAAAAGATAAACAATATAGAGCTGGTGAAAAAGAGCTAGTAAATACAATTAAAAGAAATAATCAGATAAGTGAATTTAATCCAAACACTAAAAACCTTAATGCATTCCTAAAAATTAATAAGGAAAATAAAGTATTTGCATTAAATTAATTACTCATATCCAGCATTCTCTTTATCGGTACATAGGCTCTTCTTATTATTTCTGGGTCAAGTTCGATAGATGGGGAATTATTTTTCAAACAATTAAGAATTTTTTCTAAGGTATTTAATTTCATATATGGACACTCGTTACATTTACAACCTTCTATGTCGGGGACTTCAATAAAAATTTTGTTAGGCTCTTTCTTCTTCATTTGGTGGATTATTCCGGGTTCAGTTAATACCATGTAAGTTTTAGATGGATCTTTACTTACGAAATCAAGGAGTTTACTTGTTGATCCAATAAAGTCCGAGAGAAGTAGTAAATTTTGACTACATTCAGGATGAGCAATTACTTTTGATCCTGGATTTTGGTATTTTAGTTTTAGTAGTGCTTCTTCACTAAATGATTCATGAACAATACAGCTGCCAGGCCATAATTTAAGATCTCTTCCTGAATTTTTCTCTACCCATCTCCCAAGGTTCTGATCTGGTGCAAATATGATCTTTTTATCTTCAGGTATCTTTTTAATTAATGAGACTGCATTACTGCTTGTACATATCAGATCACTTTGAGCTTTTACTTCTGCAGTACAGTTGATATAACTTACAACATAGTGATCTGGATTTTCTTCCCTGAACTTTTGAAATTTATCTGAGGGACAATCGTCTGCTAATGAGCATCCTGCGTCAATATCTGGTAATAGGACTATTTTATTAGGGCTAAGTATTTTTGCGGTTTCGGCCATAAAGTGCACACCGCAAAAAATTATTATATCTGCATCATTATTCGCGGCTTTCCTAGATAGATCTAATGAATCGCCAATAAAATCTGCAATTTCCTGAATCTCTGGAGCTTGATAATAGTGCGCAAGAATAATTGCATTAGCTTTTTTGCAACGGTCCTTTATTTCAGAAATCAAATCCTTTTCGTTTTGAACTGATTTCTGTTTTGCAGTAGAAGTTATACTGGTCAGGATTTAGAATATCTCTAAATAGATTATATGCCTTTAAACAGAAAAAATTCTGACAAATTTAAAAATTGCTATTGTTGGTGACTGTCATGGTCAATGGTCTGAATTAGACTTGAAAGTTTTATCGATTATCAAACCAAATATTGTTTTATTTGTTGGTGATATTTCTGATGGGAGTGTCAAAATAATTAAACAAATCAATGAGATCAAAATTCCTACTTTTGTGATTTTAGGAAATCATGATAGAGGGAAAGATTCTACAGGCGAAACTCTCTCAAAGCAGATTCGTGTTCTTGGCGAAAAATATTGTGCATGGGATTTGAAAGTTTTTAATAATCAAATAAATTTATTGTCTGCTAGACCATGTAGTTCTGGCGGCGGTTATTATCTTTCGAAAGAAGTTAAAGGTGTTTATGGACCTATCACCGAACAAGATTCAATAAATAAAATTATCAAATGTTCGGAAAGGACTGTAGAAGATATACCTTTAATAATTATGTCTCATGCTGGCCCCTCGGGTTTAGGCTCAGAACCTAAAAGCATTTGCGGGAAAGACTGGAAATTACCCTCATTAGATTGGGGAGATAGAGATTTGTCTGTGGCTATTTCTCAAATACAAAAGAGAAGAAAAGTTGATCTTGTGATTTTTGGTCATATGCACAATCGGCTTAAAAGAAATCT encodes the following:
- a CDS encoding putative selenate ABC transporter substrate-binding protein, whose product is MFNLKKILLSSSLLFSIFSSPVFSNPKVLKVGAIPDQNQDVLDKRFNLFSKELSKQLDVEVKYIPVINYVAAVTGFRTKDLDLVWFGALSGVQARLQTPNSIVIAQRDIDKEFKSVFIVNKNLELNSISNIKGLKNLKNLRFTFGSENSTSGRLMPEYFLNQAGVEIKHFKGKKAGFSGSHDTTIALVNSGAFDAGALNKQVWENNRKNNPKRTSNLELFWITPEYVDYHWVAQGDLENRFGEGFTNELKSVILNLDIKQKSHKKILDMFNAKRFINAEAKQYKNIEDIGRKLNKIR
- a CDS encoding pyridoxal phosphate-dependent aminotransferase; the encoded protein is MSQVNLSERALSIEPSLTLQISAKANQLSAEGVDICNLSAGEPDFNAPKEVIEATSKAIFDGFTKYGPAAGNLDLRKAIANKLQIQNNLNYEFENVMVTNGAKQAIYNLFQVLLNTGDEVIIPSPYWLSYPQMVRLAGGKPIFTNSSAEDGFKINIKDLKSKISSKTKFIIINSPNNPTGRVMSKEELLQIADLARENPKINILSDEIYELILKKEFKHYSISSLANDLKDRIFIINGFAKGWAMTGWRIGYLVGPKDVIKASSALQSQSTSNVCSFVQKGALEALKINNEFFSMINSHYDQRRSLLYEGLKNINGIYIEEPNGAFYAFPKLPNSSITSVDFCNKALQDYGLVVVPGKAFGADECIRISCAASEVKIKDGIGRLVKAISKYY
- a CDS encoding uracil-DNA glycosylase — translated: MKRLVIGRGSVFADLLIIGEAPGVQEDLEGKPYVGKSGKLLNELLIKAGIDYKEDVYFCNVIKCRPPNNRKPTAREINIHKPWLLQQIKLVDPKFILLTGSTAMRAILEIKDPISNLRGQWIKKDGREIMVIFHPSYLLRFPSKEINKPYHLTLKDLENVSSKLYAL
- the ispG gene encoding (E)-4-hydroxy-3-methylbut-2-enyl-diphosphate synthase, which codes for MSLTQSKEVNSLSKRYSTHIERRITRTVMVGDVAIGSDYPVRVQSMINEDTMDVENAYLAIKRLHDVGCEIVRLTVPSLAHAKAVGDIKAKLLENSINTPLVADVHHNGMKIAMEVAKHVDKVRINPGLFVFEKSDPTRTEYTDEEFETIKQTILKRFTPLVEVLKAENKALRIGVNHGSLSERMLFTYGDTPLGMTESAMEFVKICDELDFHNIIISMKASRAPVMMAAYRMIADRLDSEGYNYPLHLGVTEAGDGDYGRIKSTAGIGTLLAEGLGDTIRVSLTEAPEKEIPVCYSILQSLGLRKTMVEYISCPSCGRTLFNLEEVVDKVRNATSHLTGLDIAIMGCIVNGPGEMADADYGYVGKGKGTIALYRRKEEIKRVPEDEGVNALIQLIKDDGKWIDP
- a CDS encoding S41 family peptidase, translated to MKIRKLLKKKFIILFATSFSGLFLNNFAEATVLNNSYKEVIDHVWQIVYRDFLDSSGKFQKSNWINLRKEVLSKTYSDSNEAYDAIRDMLSNLDDSYTRFLEPKEFNQMRIDTSGELTGVGIQIVKDKESDDLIIISPIEGTPAFDAGIKARDKILSIDDISTEGMNIEEAVKLIRGQRGTKVKLEILRGSKSFFKILSREKIEIKSVSSKVNQTKNGLLIGYVRIKQFNANASKETRDAIKDLETKKVAGYVLDLRSNPGGLLESSIDISRHFINKGVIVSTVSKDGLKETKKGNGQALTQKPLVVLVNEGSASASEIVSGAIKDNKRGKLVGKKTFGKGLVQSMRTLVDGSGLTVTVAKYLTPNGTDINKSGIIPDIEVKMNINPILQREIGTRKDKQYRAGEKELVNTIKRNNQISEFNPNTKNLNAFLKINKENKVFALN
- the nadA gene encoding quinolinate synthase NadA, with the protein product MISEIKDRCKKANAIILAHYYQAPEIQEIADFIGDSLDLSRKAANNDADIIIFCGVHFMAETAKILSPNKIVLLPDIDAGCSLADDCPSDKFQKFREENPDHYVVSYINCTAEVKAQSDLICTSSNAVSLIKKIPEDKKIIFAPDQNLGRWVEKNSGRDLKLWPGSCIVHESFSEEALLKLKYQNPGSKVIAHPECSQNLLLLSDFIGSTSKLLDFVSKDPSKTYMVLTEPGIIHQMKKKEPNKIFIEVPDIEGCKCNECPYMKLNTLEKILNCLKNNSPSIELDPEIIRRAYVPIKRMLDMSN
- a CDS encoding TIGR04168 family protein → MKVLSIIKPNIVLFVGDISDGSVKIIKQINEIKIPTFVILGNHDRGKDSTGETLSKQIRVLGEKYCAWDLKVFNNQINLLSARPCSSGGGYYLSKEVKGVYGPITEQDSINKIIKCSERTVEDIPLIIMSHAGPSGLGSEPKSICGKDWKLPSLDWGDRDLSVAISQIQKRRKVDLVIFGHMHNRLKRNLGLREMFKMDTKGTIYFNTAVVPRYKTDEDGKLLINFSWIEFEKKGLSHVSHRWYSESGEICEEDKFFL